TCCGCATCTGATGGCGCCAGTCGTAACGGATCCTAAAAGGGCTTCACTTGCTCTCAAAAAGATCGTTGTTGAGATGGAGAAAAGATATGAGTTGTTCTCCAAATCCGGTACACGTAACGTTGAAGGTTATAACAATCTGATGAAAGACAACCCAGCGGCGGTTTTGCCTTACATCGTTGTTATCGTGGACGAGCTGGCTGACCTCATGATGGTTGCCGCCGGTGACGTGGAAGATGCGATTGCTCGATTGGCTCAGATGGCGCGTGCAGCGGGTATCCATCTGATCATTGCCACACAGCGCCCTTCTGTGGATGTTATCACTGGTGTAATCAAAGCCAACATTCCGTCCCGGATTGCCTTTGGTGTATCCTCTCAAGTGGATTCTCGAACCATTCTGGATATGGGTGGGGCCGAGAAGTTGTTGGGTCGGGGAGATATGCTGTTCATGCCAATGGGGGCTTCGAAGCCGGTTCGTGTACAAGGAGCTTTCATGAGTGATGAGGAAGTTGAAAATATCGTGAATTACGTGCGTGGTCAAGGTGAAGCGCAGTATGACGAATCCATTGTGCCAGAGGTGGACGATTCCGTTCAGGCAGCAGATGAAGTGCAGGATGAGTTATATGAACAAGCAGTGCAGATTATTTTGGAGGCGAAGCAAGCTTCCGTTTCTCTACTGCAGCGCCGAATGCGAGTGGGTTATACCCGCGCAGCACGTTTGATTGACTCCATGGAGGCCCGAGGTGTAATTGGTCCTTACGAGGGCAGTAAACCAAGGGAAGTATTGATCTCACTGGAACAGTATCAACAGAATAAAATAAGCTCGTAATACACAGCATGTGTAAACGATCCAAGCCCTTAACCTTATTGGTTGAGGGCTTTTTGCATGCCATTTGACTGAAGATTTGCCATGATGTCCAATGATCGGAGGATTTGGTGCATAGGAACGAAGTATGCTTGTCATAATAACCTTAGCGATTCTGTTAATCCCACAAGAGAAAGGTAGAGCACAGTCGATGCGAAAAATGAACATATGGCTTTTCACTGCTATTTTGCTGATGTCCGCATTGGGAATTCGTTATTTGCTTCCTGGGAATACAGCAACCGAAAGTCCAAACCCAAGTACCCCGCAAGTCGAAGAGAAGTCGATACCCACCTTTAGCACCAATGCTGTGAAATATGGAAGTTACGGTCAGGATGTATACGAGCTTCAAGGCCGACTGAAGTATTTGGGATTTTACAATGGTAAAATTGACAGTAATTTCGGCAGCACTACATTGAAATCGGTAAAATGGTTTCAATCGGAATTCGGCATGAAGGTAGATGGTGTCGTTGGAGCCAAAACCAAGCTGAAACTTTACAATGCTTCAAAACAATGGTCGCCAACAGAAACACCGTTGCACAAAGATCAAACTTCAGGAGATAGTGGGAAAAATAACAATACTGCGGATAAAGAGCAGGACAATATGGGCTCAGCCAATTCCATGGGGTTGTCGGAAAACGAAATCAAAATTATGGCTAACGCCGTATATGGTGAATCTCGCGGAGAGCCATTTGAAGGTCAAGTTGCAGTAGCGGCAGTTATCCTGAATCGCGTGAAATCACCGAGTTTCCCGAACACACCGTCAGGAGTAATTTTCCAGCCGGGTGCGTTTACTGCCGTTGCAGACGGACAGATTTATCTTGAACCGAATGCACAAGCTAAAAAAGCAGTTGAACAGGCGATGAATGGTTGGGACCCATCCGGTGGATGCCTCTATTATTTTAATCCGAAGACAGCTACATCCAAATGGATATGGACACGTCCTCAGGTAAAAACAATCGGGCAGCATATATTCTGTATGTGATGATCTTGGAAGCAACCAGAAGGCGTGACTTCGGTTGCTTCTTGCCTTTTGAATGGGTTAAAATGGTTGTTACGTTTAAGCTTCACTTCTTGCACGATAAATGACGCCGTAAAGGGGTTTTGACATTTGAATACATCAGGATTTGAACGAGGAAACCGGAAAGAATTCCGCATACATGTTCTTCCTACGAAACGTTTTAAGACATTTGCGATCTCACTTTACGCAGGGGTTCCCCTGCAGGAAGATACGGTTACCAAAGTAGCCTTAACACCTTTCGTACTTCGGCGTGGGACCGAATCCTATCCGGAAACAACGCAATTTCGTGAACAATTGGAACATATGTATGGAGCGGGTTTTGGTTTTGATGTCTATAAACGTGGCGATTACCAGATCGTACAGTTCCGTATGGACACCATCAATG
This window of the Paenibacillus marchantiae genome carries:
- the sleB gene encoding spore cortex-lytic enzyme, which gives rise to MRKMNIWLFTAILLMSALGIRYLLPGNTATESPNPSTPQVEEKSIPTFSTNAVKYGSYGQDVYELQGRLKYLGFYNGKIDSNFGSTTLKSVKWFQSEFGMKVDGVVGAKTKLKLYNASKQWSPTETPLHKDQTSGDSGKNNNTADKEQDNMGSANSMGLSENEIKIMANAVYGESRGEPFEGQVAVAAVILNRVKSPSFPNTPSGVIFQPGAFTAVADGQIYLEPNAQAKKAVEQAMNGWDPSGGCLYYFNPKTATSKWIWTRPQVKTIGQHIFCM